One segment of Comamonas thiooxydans DNA contains the following:
- a CDS encoding PP2C family serine/threonine-protein phosphatase produces the protein MSPSYRIQAATGIHRGDREYQQDQVLLMAHPYAKGCILGVVADGMGGRSGGRKASDQVMLTARQVFERFEPTKEDCTRMLRTIVQDAHTVIRLTAIAAEQEPHSTIAVFVVLPDSRCHFMHSGDSRLYHFRGSSLMHRSLDHSYVQALVDRGELTETEAQHHPQSNILLGCLGAEPPPPMSHHMIEKLLPGDSLMACSDGLWHYFTAQELGTVLDGLSPREASQFLIEKARRRAAGGGDNLSLAILKLDTSAAAANP, from the coding sequence ATGTCACCCAGCTACCGCATTCAGGCGGCCACCGGCATTCATCGCGGTGACCGAGAATACCAGCAGGACCAGGTTCTGCTCATGGCGCATCCCTATGCCAAGGGCTGCATTCTCGGCGTGGTAGCCGATGGCATGGGCGGGCGCAGCGGCGGGAGAAAGGCATCCGATCAGGTCATGCTGACGGCCCGCCAGGTTTTCGAGCGCTTTGAGCCCACCAAGGAAGACTGCACACGCATGCTGCGCACCATTGTGCAGGATGCTCACACCGTCATTCGCCTTACCGCCATAGCCGCGGAACAGGAGCCCCACAGCACCATCGCGGTCTTTGTGGTCCTGCCCGACAGTCGCTGCCACTTCATGCACTCCGGCGATTCACGGCTCTACCATTTTCGCGGCTCCTCCCTCATGCACCGTTCGCTCGATCACTCCTATGTACAGGCACTGGTCGACCGCGGCGAGCTCACCGAAACCGAGGCTCAGCATCACCCACAGTCCAACATCTTGCTGGGCTGCCTGGGAGCCGAGCCGCCGCCGCCCATGAGCCACCACATGATTGAAAAACTGCTGCCGGGCGACAGCTTGATGGCCTGCTCGGACGGCTTGTGGCATTACTTCACCGCACAGGAGCTGGGCACCGTACTTGACGGACTCTCGCCACGCGAAGCCTCGCAATTTCTGATTGAAAAAGCCAGGCGGCGCGCGGCCGGGGGTGGTGACAACCTCTCGCTGGCGATACTCAAGCTGGATACCTCAGCCGCAGCAGCAAACCCTTGA
- a CDS encoding ATP-dependent DNA helicase has translation MTHLQEAVAQVFAQQGALSLAEPAFTPRPGQTRMALAVAQAIEEGGVLVVEAGTGVGKTYAYLVPALLSGQRVLVSTATKALQDQLFARDLPRLVHGLGLPLRMARLKGRSSYLCTERLERVRQGRTAPQDPQVLRAVADVERWARVTRTGDLAELTALDERSPVMPLVSSTKDNCMGSDCPHWQGCHVNQARQQALEADVVVVNHHLLFADLDVRDSGMAHLLPSTGVVVIDEAHRLNDIGVQFAGEALSSQQLVGYARDVLRLTQEHARGMADWLVLCATLEQAMRELRLQAGKPPVGGRLAWQAVTPQGLDAVKWRAALVRLGQSLRALLIPLSSLEGAGAELLRLYERGAELLARLARFAAPADDECVRWLEVGAQYLRMLESPLSIARIMQQRLLQRSLEDAGMDQGEELDPSRKKAWVFTSATLGNDAQLSWFVESCGLRGAQVLQVESPFDYHRQAGVYVPQPFVAAGSAQHSQQVAQLVQDAAQRIGGRTLVLTTTLKALHAISASLRSSLGLFADLDVLVQGEAPKLALIQRFMAAGAVAGRGAVLVASATFWEGVDLPGDMLQLVVIDKLPFPPPDDPLVEARSRLLESVGRGAFHDYMLPEAALALKQGAGRLIRSEADRGVLVICDSRLMTMGYGAELMSALPPMRVLGSQPEFEAALEQLSAQHAKRDGEQAPAQDSEA, from the coding sequence TTGACTCATTTGCAGGAGGCGGTCGCGCAGGTGTTTGCGCAGCAAGGTGCGCTCTCGCTGGCTGAACCCGCATTCACGCCGCGCCCAGGCCAGACCCGCATGGCGCTGGCGGTGGCTCAGGCCATAGAGGAGGGCGGGGTGCTGGTGGTGGAGGCCGGCACGGGTGTTGGCAAGACCTACGCCTATTTGGTGCCTGCTTTGCTCAGTGGTCAGCGCGTGCTGGTGTCCACGGCCACCAAGGCCCTGCAGGACCAGTTGTTTGCCCGTGATCTTCCACGCCTGGTTCATGGTCTGGGCCTGCCTCTGCGCATGGCCAGGCTCAAGGGGCGTTCTTCCTATCTGTGTACGGAGCGGCTGGAGCGTGTGCGCCAGGGTCGTACGGCTCCTCAGGATCCGCAGGTGCTGCGCGCCGTGGCCGATGTGGAGCGCTGGGCCAGGGTCACGCGTACCGGCGATCTTGCCGAGCTGACGGCGCTGGATGAGCGCTCCCCTGTGATGCCCTTGGTGAGCTCCACCAAGGACAATTGCATGGGGTCTGACTGCCCGCACTGGCAGGGCTGCCATGTCAATCAGGCGCGTCAGCAGGCGTTGGAGGCCGACGTAGTGGTGGTCAATCATCACCTGCTGTTTGCTGACCTCGATGTGCGCGACAGCGGCATGGCTCATCTTTTGCCCAGCACCGGGGTGGTGGTGATCGATGAAGCCCATCGGCTCAACGACATCGGCGTGCAGTTTGCGGGAGAGGCTCTGTCCAGTCAGCAGTTGGTGGGGTATGCACGTGATGTCCTTAGGCTGACGCAGGAACATGCACGCGGCATGGCTGACTGGCTGGTGCTGTGTGCCACGCTGGAGCAGGCCATGCGTGAGCTGCGCCTGCAGGCCGGCAAGCCTCCGGTCGGAGGGCGGCTTGCGTGGCAAGCGGTGACTCCGCAGGGACTGGACGCGGTGAAATGGCGTGCGGCACTGGTGCGGCTGGGGCAGAGCCTACGTGCCCTGTTGATTCCACTCTCAAGCCTGGAGGGGGCAGGGGCAGAGCTGCTGCGTCTGTATGAGCGCGGCGCAGAGTTGCTCGCGCGACTGGCACGCTTTGCTGCTCCTGCGGATGATGAATGCGTGCGCTGGCTGGAGGTCGGGGCTCAGTATCTGCGCATGCTGGAGTCGCCGCTGTCGATTGCCCGCATCATGCAGCAGCGGCTGCTTCAGCGCTCGCTGGAGGATGCCGGCATGGACCAGGGCGAGGAGCTTGATCCTTCAAGGAAGAAGGCCTGGGTTTTCACCTCGGCCACATTGGGAAATGACGCCCAGCTGAGCTGGTTTGTCGAGTCCTGCGGCCTGCGCGGAGCACAGGTGCTGCAGGTGGAAAGCCCGTTTGACTACCATCGGCAAGCCGGTGTCTATGTGCCCCAGCCCTTTGTTGCGGCCGGCAGCGCACAGCACAGCCAGCAGGTCGCCCAACTGGTGCAGGATGCAGCGCAGCGCATAGGCGGCCGCACCCTGGTGCTGACTACCACCCTCAAGGCCCTGCATGCGATCAGCGCATCGCTGCGCAGCAGCCTGGGCCTGTTTGCTGATCTCGATGTGCTGGTACAGGGCGAGGCGCCCAAGCTGGCCTTGATTCAGCGCTTTATGGCCGCCGGGGCAGTCGCCGGACGAGGAGCTGTTCTGGTGGCTTCCGCCACTTTCTGGGAGGGGGTGGACCTGCCCGGCGACATGCTGCAGCTGGTGGTGATCGACAAGCTTCCGTTTCCGCCTCCCGATGACCCCCTGGTCGAAGCCCGTTCGCGACTGCTGGAGAGCGTGGGGCGAGGGGCGTTTCATGATTACATGCTGCCCGAGGCGGCCCTGGCCCTCAAGCAAGGGGCCGGACGTCTGATCCGCAGCGAAGCCGATCGTGGCGTGCTGGTCATCTGCGACAGCCGCTTGATGACTATGGGCTATGGAGCGGAGTTGATGTCGGCGTTGCCTCCCATGCGCGTGCTGGGCAGTCAGCCGGAGTTCGAGGCGGCGCTGGAGCAGTTGTCGGCGCAACACGCCAAGCGTGACGGCGAGCAGGCGCCGGCGCAGGATTCAGAGGCGTAG
- a CDS encoding outer membrane protein assembly factor BamD — protein sequence MPRISLTLVPAVLIAATLAGCSSTKDDPTAKWTPERIYTEARDESSSGAYDKAVPLFEKLEGRAAGTPLAQQAQLEKAYAQYKAGEKVQALATLDRFTKLHPASPAMDYALYLKGLVNFNDNLGMFGWLTRQDLSERDQKAAKDSFESFRELVTRFPDSKYSDDARQRMQYIVNSLAQYEVHVAKYYYSRGAYVAAIARAQAAIKDYQNVPAVREAMVILVKSYDALGMTQLRDDAQRVLESSYGTNTEQSVEKKKESWWKLW from the coding sequence ATGCCGCGTATTTCACTGACTCTAGTCCCTGCCGTGTTAATCGCCGCCACGCTGGCGGGATGCTCCAGCACCAAGGACGACCCGACGGCCAAGTGGACACCAGAGCGCATCTATACCGAAGCGCGCGATGAATCTTCCTCCGGCGCCTATGACAAGGCCGTGCCGCTGTTTGAAAAGCTCGAAGGTCGTGCCGCCGGCACACCTCTGGCCCAGCAGGCCCAGCTGGAAAAAGCCTACGCCCAGTACAAGGCCGGCGAAAAAGTGCAGGCTCTGGCCACGCTGGACCGTTTCACCAAGCTGCACCCTGCCAGCCCCGCCATGGACTACGCCCTCTACCTCAAGGGCCTGGTCAACTTCAATGACAACCTGGGCATGTTTGGCTGGCTGACCCGCCAGGATCTGTCCGAGCGCGACCAGAAAGCCGCCAAGGATTCGTTTGAGTCCTTCCGCGAACTGGTGACCCGCTTTCCAGATTCCAAGTACTCCGATGATGCCCGCCAGCGCATGCAGTACATCGTGAACTCGCTGGCCCAGTACGAAGTCCATGTCGCCAAGTACTACTACAGCCGAGGCGCCTATGTCGCAGCAATTGCCCGTGCGCAGGCTGCCATCAAGGACTACCAGAACGTGCCTGCGGTGCGCGAAGCCATGGTGATCCTCGTCAAATCCTATGACGCCCTGGGCATGACTCAGCTGCGTGACGACGCCCAGCGCGTGCTGGAGAGCAGCTATGGCACCAACACCGAGCAAAGCGTAGAGAAGAAAAAAGAATCCTGGTGGAAGCTCTGGTAA